From a single Bremerella cremea genomic region:
- a CDS encoding COX15/CtaA family protein, with product MTELSQSESRWPHRLALLLVLATYPLIWIGGLVTTTKSGMAVPDWPSTYGYNMFLYPWQTWVFGPYDLFLEHGHRLLASTVGFLCILFLVLAIWRKDRTQILLGIVALVLVLVQGVLGGLRVVLDATTIARVHGCVGPLFFGYLVYLECRTSRRWQAMSPVDSSLGRAYLLRSVSLTILAFLQIALGSLIRHVPATMQHQSFRVAVLFHVITAFLIAGNALLLLWLAFRDRQANRHIFGVAVITVLLVVGQIVLGIAAYTVKYGWPTFLPGGANFASFVIEWESNLQAMIVTGHVAVGSAILGAAVMLAAYSARCYSHSLNSSKNSAPPTPQASAKEVMA from the coding sequence ATGACTGAACTTTCCCAATCCGAGTCTCGCTGGCCGCACCGCTTGGCGCTGTTGTTGGTTTTGGCGACCTATCCGCTGATCTGGATCGGCGGCCTGGTCACAACCACCAAAAGCGGCATGGCCGTGCCTGACTGGCCGTCGACCTACGGGTACAACATGTTCTTGTACCCTTGGCAGACTTGGGTGTTTGGTCCGTACGATTTGTTCTTGGAACATGGTCACCGATTGCTGGCCTCGACGGTTGGCTTTTTGTGCATCCTGTTTTTGGTGCTGGCAATTTGGCGGAAAGATCGCACGCAAATCCTGCTCGGCATTGTTGCCCTTGTGCTGGTTTTAGTTCAGGGCGTCCTGGGGGGCTTACGCGTCGTGCTTGATGCTACAACCATCGCCCGCGTGCATGGCTGCGTTGGCCCACTGTTTTTTGGGTACTTAGTTTATCTGGAATGTCGCACCTCACGACGTTGGCAGGCAATGTCCCCCGTTGATAGCTCGCTGGGACGGGCCTATTTGCTGCGATCGGTTTCGCTCACGATCTTGGCGTTCTTGCAAATTGCTCTCGGTTCATTGATTCGCCATGTGCCTGCCACGATGCAGCACCAATCCTTTCGGGTGGCGGTTCTTTTTCATGTCATCACCGCTTTCCTTATCGCTGGCAACGCGTTGCTGCTGCTGTGGCTGGCCTTTCGCGATCGGCAAGCCAATCGGCACATTTTCGGCGTCGCGGTCATTACCGTGCTGCTGGTTGTCGGGCAAATTGTTTTAGGGATCGCGGCTTATACCGTGAAATATGGTTGGCCCACTTTCTTACCTGGCGGAGCAAACTTCGCTAGTTTTGTGATCGAGTGGGAAAGCAACCTACAAGCGATGATCGTAACCGGCCATGTGGCCGTTGGTTCGGCCATTTTAGGCGCTGCCGTAATGCTGGCGGCCTACAGTGCGCGATGTTACTCCCATTCTCTTAACTCTTCTAAGAACTCCGCTCCGCCGACGCCTCAAGCGTCTGCCAAGGAGGTAATGGCATGA
- the cyoE gene encoding heme o synthase codes for MSTGPATLTERRSGMKQQLSDYLELTKPKIALLLLVCVAIAGFYASGGQPDIFRLVNVIIGTALVAASSCVWNQCLEVNADRRMARTSRRPIPSGRLSRYGSAVFGTMLGSVGVAYLLATVGWMPALIGVLTWVLYVCIYTPMKQWTPWNTTVGAIAGALPMLMGWLAVNPTLDIKAISLFAILFFWQFPHFMAIAWLYREDYEKGGMQMWSVVDRSGTKAGLQAVSGAMALLLASVVPGLSYIAMPNITYMLLSLFGGTIMLIASLRFFTSRDERTARQLLFASLFYLPIQLGLLVILPSGV; via the coding sequence ATGAGCACAGGACCCGCCACCTTGACCGAACGCCGGTCGGGCATGAAACAGCAGTTGAGCGATTACTTGGAACTCACCAAGCCCAAGATTGCCTTGCTGCTATTAGTTTGCGTGGCGATTGCCGGCTTTTATGCCAGCGGTGGTCAGCCAGATATTTTTCGCCTGGTGAACGTGATCATTGGCACAGCCCTGGTCGCCGCAAGCAGTTGCGTCTGGAATCAGTGCCTCGAAGTCAACGCCGATCGCCGCATGGCACGAACCTCGCGCAGACCAATCCCCAGTGGACGTTTGTCTCGTTACGGCAGCGCAGTCTTTGGCACGATGCTTGGTTCCGTCGGTGTCGCATACTTGCTGGCGACCGTTGGCTGGATGCCGGCATTGATCGGAGTGCTGACTTGGGTGTTGTATGTTTGCATCTACACGCCCATGAAGCAGTGGACTCCTTGGAACACGACCGTCGGTGCCATCGCAGGTGCTTTGCCCATGCTGATGGGCTGGCTGGCCGTGAATCCCACCCTCGACATCAAGGCGATTTCGCTTTTTGCGATTTTGTTCTTTTGGCAATTCCCTCACTTCATGGCAATCGCGTGGCTTTATCGCGAAGACTACGAAAAAGGGGGCATGCAAATGTGGTCGGTTGTCGACCGCAGCGGTACCAAAGCTGGCCTCCAAGCGGTCTCGGGCGCTATGGCCTTGCTCTTGGCGAGCGTTGTGCCTGGCTTAAGTTACATTGCCATGCCCAATATCACCTACATGCTGCTTTCGCTGTTCGGCGGCACAATTATGTTGATTGCCTCGCTCCGCTTCTTTACGTCGCGTGACGAAAGAACGGCTCGTCAGTTGTTGTTTGCATCGTTGTTTTACCTGCCGATCCAACTCGGCCTGTTGGTCATTCTGCCCAGCGGCGTGTAA
- a CDS encoding cytochrome c oxidase subunit 3, with amino-acid sequence MSDSNHDHHDHVQLEYHPALPLPLGKLCLWLFLSTEIMFFAGLIGAYVVLRFGSPVGTWPTPHDVYLSEPLGAINTFVLICSSLSIVLALEAARANNSGLAKRWLLVTFTLGCTFLGIKAFEYKEKFAHGIFPNKEYRRLYDRSDVYYVSALKVRLEELRTSLSDEEKQLEAVPGVTRESFIDTMLNGGVTYTARQASLTANNPLEAQLIIDSLVYGVHHHETTEYQATRLRNEKKSLEAPLAEFENKLKGIETRKTEIQTALAAEGDDKPSDEDANKMRAEQATLMQDQAKTQTELKPIQERIAFLDLLLANDAHLLNHGINHEMPWMKLPMVIPSGHMWASTYFLLTGFHALHVVIGLLIFLLVLFSTLDVTKANYLENAGLYWHFVDLVWIFLFPMLYLF; translated from the coding sequence ATGTCCGATTCCAACCACGACCATCACGACCACGTCCAACTAGAATACCACCCGGCATTGCCCTTGCCGTTGGGCAAGCTTTGCCTGTGGCTTTTCCTGTCGACGGAAATCATGTTTTTTGCCGGCCTGATCGGCGCCTATGTGGTGCTTCGCTTCGGCAGCCCGGTCGGCACCTGGCCGACGCCGCACGATGTCTATCTCAGCGAACCACTGGGAGCGATCAATACGTTCGTCTTGATTTGCAGTAGCCTATCGATCGTGCTGGCCTTGGAAGCAGCCCGCGCCAACAACTCTGGCCTAGCGAAAAGGTGGCTACTGGTTACTTTTACCCTTGGTTGTACGTTTCTGGGCATCAAAGCCTTTGAATACAAAGAGAAGTTCGCCCACGGTATCTTCCCGAACAAGGAATATCGTCGTCTCTACGACCGTTCCGATGTTTACTACGTCTCGGCGTTAAAGGTTCGTTTGGAAGAACTCCGAACTTCGCTCTCGGACGAAGAGAAACAATTGGAAGCCGTCCCCGGCGTTACGCGAGAATCGTTCATCGATACGATGCTCAACGGGGGTGTCACTTATACGGCGCGCCAAGCTTCGCTCACTGCGAACAATCCGCTGGAAGCCCAATTGATCATCGATTCGTTGGTCTACGGCGTTCACCATCACGAAACGACCGAGTACCAAGCGACCCGGCTACGCAATGAAAAGAAGTCGCTGGAAGCTCCTTTAGCCGAATTCGAAAACAAGCTTAAAGGGATCGAAACCCGCAAAACGGAAATCCAAACGGCACTGGCTGCGGAAGGCGACGACAAACCGTCTGACGAAGATGCCAACAAGATGCGTGCCGAACAGGCCACGCTGATGCAAGATCAGGCCAAGACGCAAACCGAGCTGAAGCCGATTCAAGAACGAATTGCGTTCCTCGATCTCTTACTGGCCAATGACGCCCATTTGCTCAATCACGGCATCAACCACGAAATGCCCTGGATGAAACTTCCGATGGTAATCCCCAGTGGTCACATGTGGGCCAGCACTTACTTTCTGCTGACTGGATTTCATGCTTTGCACGTGGTGATCGGGCTGCTTATTTTCCTGCTGGTGCTCTTCAGCACCCTCGACGTTACCAAAGCGAACTACCTAGAGAAC